A genomic window from Parvularcula sp. LCG005 includes:
- a CDS encoding type II secretion system protein N, whose product MTVKPQKFERKGPGLAEIATTSTSQAPDSEGSAIKATRRQRESAFDSALAIRLVEGCYVALLGFLTIQLIFTLFEPLTIPSGRTFARGDQPIADLTVMSSFDPFIGYAPQTTEVEDYTPAAETMLNIKLVGTYVIGDEPSATIATESNGQRLFFVGDTISSGVTVRDILSDQVILNRNGITETLSLENRAPVARQTSSGPRTAPTPGSTGSRPPAGDSVLSSYVQVGPAPGTQGLVLSAGTNPMFFEAAGLIDGDILLNINGQPVSSNPAQVMGSMATMLSRGPVTATISRHGEEFDIVLDPSGLLP is encoded by the coding sequence ATGACCGTGAAACCGCAGAAATTTGAACGGAAAGGGCCAGGGTTGGCTGAGATCGCGACGACGTCGACATCACAGGCACCGGACAGCGAGGGCAGCGCCATCAAGGCTACCCGTCGCCAGCGGGAAAGTGCGTTTGACAGTGCTCTGGCCATCCGTCTTGTCGAGGGGTGCTATGTGGCACTGCTCGGCTTTCTGACCATCCAGTTGATTTTCACCCTGTTCGAGCCGCTGACCATCCCGTCAGGGCGGACCTTCGCCCGGGGCGACCAGCCGATCGCGGATCTGACGGTGATGTCGTCCTTCGATCCGTTCATCGGCTACGCTCCGCAGACCACTGAGGTTGAGGATTATACGCCGGCGGCCGAAACCATGCTCAATATCAAGCTGGTCGGCACCTATGTCATCGGGGACGAGCCCAGCGCCACCATCGCCACGGAATCGAACGGCCAGCGGCTGTTCTTTGTCGGCGACACCATCAGTTCCGGCGTGACCGTTCGGGACATTCTGTCCGACCAGGTCATTCTCAACCGCAACGGCATCACCGAGACCCTGAGCCTTGAAAACCGGGCGCCCGTTGCTCGTCAGACATCCTCGGGTCCACGGACAGCGCCCACGCCGGGCTCGACCGGGAGTCGCCCACCGGCCGGTGACAGTGTCTTGAGTTCCTATGTTCAGGTCGGGCCGGCCCCCGGTACCCAGGGTCTGGTCCTGTCCGCCGGTACCAACCCGATGTTTTTCGAAGCTGCCGGTCTGATCGACGGTGACATCCTCTTGAATATCAACGGTCAGCCCGTCTCCAGCAACCCGGCCCAGGTCATGGGATCCATGGCGACAATGCTGTCGCGTGGACCTGTGACGGCCACCATCAGCCGACATGGGGAAGAGTTCGATATCGTGCTCGACCCGTCAGGATTGCTACCATGA